ccaccctcccccacaaCCCCGCTCCAGACGCGAGCCCCAACCCCGGCACAGACCGGGACATAGCCCAGAACCGGCCCCAAATGgggcctggccccagccccaactGGACACTGGACCCCGAATCCCGATGCCGGCTCTGGTCCGAGCCCCGTCTGCCGCAGGGCCAGGCGCACTCGCGGCCGGCTCACCGTGCCTCCCTTGCAGGTACGTCATGACCAGCGAGTTCACTCTGGGGCCCACGGCCGAGTTCTTCAGGGAGCACAACTTCTTCCACCTGGACCCCGCCAACGTGGTCATGTTTGAGCAGCGCCTGCTGCCTGCTGTGACCTTTGATGGCAAGGTTATCCTGGAGCGGAAAGACAAAGTTGCCATGGCCCCAGGTGTGGCCCGTTCCTGAGACGGGGAGGGACCGCCCAGACTAGAACTGGGAGCGTAGCTGGGGGTCCACGCGCCCGGGTTCGCGGCTGCCCCGAGTCTGTGTGGTCCCGGGTTAGGCGTCTCTTTTTCTGGGCCTTGATCGTCATTTGTCACATGGTACAACAACTGGGCTATCTGGTTAGTGACCAGAGCTCCCTTAGGCACAAGGCCAGGGCTTCCCCCGCCTCCAGCACGTCCTAGACTCCCAGAACGATCCCTGGCGGGAGCCCTCGCGACGCCCATTCCCTTCTCCGTCTGCAGACGGCAACGGGGGCCTCTACTGCGCGCTGGAGGACCACAAGATCCTGGAGGACATGGAGCGCCGGGGAGTGGAGTTTGTGCACGTGTACTGTGTGGACAACATCCTGGTGCGGCTGGCAGACCCTGTCTTCATCGGCTTCTGTGTGTTGCAGGGCGCAGACTGTGGCGCCAAGGTTAGCGCCCAACTGCGCGGCGCCCAGCACCCGAGGCTGGCCCCGCCCCTCGCGGAGCCCCGCCCCCcgcccagccccccacccccagcccagcccagcccagcccatccCAGCCCTCGCGGAGCCCCGCCCCTCCGCCCAGCCCGGCCCAGCCCTAGCGGAGCCCCGCCCCTCCTCCCAGCCCGGCCCAGCCCTCGCGGAGCCCCGCCCCTCCGCCCAGCCCGGCCCAGCCCTAGCGGAGCCCCGCCCCTCCTCCCAGCCCGGCCCAGCCCTCGCGGAGCCCCGCCCCTCCGCCCAGCCCTCGCGGAGCCCCGCCCCtccgcccagcccagcccagcccagccctcgtGGAGCCCCGCCCCtccgcccagcccagcccagcccagccctcgtGGAGCCCCGCCCCTCCGCCCAGCccggcccagcccagccctcgtGGAGCCCCGCCCCTCCGCCCAGCCCGGCCCAGCCCAGCCCTAGCGGAGCCCCGCCCCTCCTCCCAGCCCGGCCCAGCCCTCGCGGAGCCCCGCCCCTCCGCCCAGCCCGGCCCAGCCCTCGCGGAGCCCCGCCCCTCCGCCCAGCccggcccagcccagccctcgtGGAGCCCCGCCCCTCCGCCCAGCCCTCGGAGCCCATCCCTGGTCTTGGCTGCAGGTGGTGGAAAAGGCATACCCCGAGGAGCCCGTGGGCGTGGTGTGCCAGGTGGACGGCGTCCCCCAGGTGGTGGAGTACAGCGAGATCAGTCCTGAGACCGCACAGCTACGTGCCTCCGACGGCAGCCTGCTGTACAATGCAGGCAACATCTGCAACCACTTCTTCACCCGAGGCTTCCTTAAGGCGGTCACTAGGTGTGCGGCAGCAGGTGGCTGCGGAGTGCTGGCCAGAGCCGCCTGCGTTGACCAGGGTCCCGCGGGGTCCCAGTGAGCTGAGTGCCCTGGGCCACAGCGGCTGTGGTCAGGAGTGGCTGTGGTCAGGAGCGGCTGATGGGTTGGGGTGGAGAATGGATCCTGCACTTGCAAAGGCAGAGGTGCTGGAGATCAGGCACAAGCCGTGCTCAGCAGGCAGCTGCTGTAAGGCTCTGTGATCAAGTCTGCCATCTCCTCTTTCTGGGGACCTGCCCTGGTGCCCATGGTGCTACCTCTGCTCTGGGGCTTGCCAGTTTCTGTTTCCCTGGGCAGGGATGTGGCTGATGGTGCCTGGCACTTGGCACGGGGATGCAGGGAGGAGGTCTGTGCCTGCTTCTCCCTGGAGATCTGGCCCTACTCTGCCGCTTCTGTGCCCTGTAGTGTCCTTCTGCCATCCTGTCCCACCCAGCTGGGTGTGCTCAGAAGTGGGGACAGAGCCCCCAGCGGTGGCATATTTGATGTGtttctttcctcccctctgcTCTCCCGTGCCCCAGGGAGTTTGAGCCTTTGCTGAAGCCACACGTGGCTGTGAAGAAGGTCCCGTATGTGGATGAGGAGGGGAATCTGGTAAAGCCGCTAAAACCGAACGGGATAAAGATGGAGAAGTTTGTGTTTGATGTGTTCCGGTTTGCTAAGTTAGTAGTGGAACTCATTTattttccccttcttccttccctcagtTTTGGTGGTGGGAACTGAGGTCCAGCTGGCAGGGAAGTAGAGGCTTGGGAGAGCCAAGGGCCCTGCGGGCAGGTCTCAGGGAGAAGACCAGAGAGTGCTCTTGGCCCTGAGGGTAAGCAGCCCCCGAGGTGGGGGCATAGGGAGTCCTTGGGGCTGTGGACTTGGGAGGACAGTAGTGCCACCTCCTGGACCTTCCACTGCCCCCACCCATGGTTAGGAGAGGTCTCCTGGCCAGGATGCCAGGGCAGCTCGCAGGGCCTTTGGCCCTCACTACAGGGGTCCCAGGGTTGGGGCTTTTGGCTGCTGAAAATGGCTGCTGGAATTGGGCCATCCCCGGCATCTCAGGAGCAAAGACACTCAGTACCTGTGGGGGCTCCTCCCTAGACTTGCTGCCCACGGGACCAGACCTTCACTCTGTCACTGGAAACCTGGCCTAGCTCTCACCTGCCCGGATCAGGGCCTCTGTGCCGGGACATGGGTGACTAGCCCTTTCCCCACCAGGAACTTTGTTGCCTTTGAAGTGCTACGGGAGGAGGAATTTTCCCCACTGAAGAATGCAGAGCCGGCTGACAGGGATAGTCCCCGCACCTCTCGCCGGGCCCTGCTCACCCAGCACTACCGGTGGGCTCTGCGGGCCGGGGCCCACTTCCTGGATGCCCATGGGGCCTGGCTCCCAGAGCTACCCGGGTGAGTGTGGCCCTGGGGTAGCTATAGCCAGAAGGGGAGGGCTGTCAGGACCCAATCTTCAGCTCCAGAGCCCTGTTGGCTCTGTGACAGCCATGCTGGGGAGGGGTCTTCCTCCCCGGCACCACCGCAGATGCAGGTGGCCTTGTGCCCAGCCAGCTCCAGGTCACATGGTGACCGTCGGCACAGCCTCCTGGCCCGACCCTTCAAGTTGTGCTCAGTACACTGAGGGAGGCAGGGGCTCCCCAACTCCCTCCCCAACTTATCTACAAGCTTTTGGTTTGTTTACAAAAGCATACttagattttccttttatttatttattgtttttatttttatttacttttttgagatggagtctcgttctgttgcccaggctgtagtgcagtggcgggatctcggctcactgcaagctccaccccccgggttcccaccattctcctgcctcagcctcccgagtagctgggactacaggcacccgccaacacgcccggctcatttttttgtttttttttttttttttggtagagacggggtttcatcatgttagccaggatggtctcaaactcctgacctgtgatccgcccgcctcagcctcccaaagtgctgggattacaggtgtgagccaccgcacccagctatttttttatttttcttatttgtaaacaTTTGTGGGGTGCGTGTGCAACTTTGGTCAGGTCAGGGCTTCTAGGGGATCCATCACCCAACCAACGTTGTTCCCATTTATTCACAGGCTTTGAAACTGAGCCCCGGGCATGAATTCAGAAAGTAGCAGGACAGTTTGATTTCAGGGCtgggaaagaaaaggacatttggCTTCCATCTCCCTGATTTTCTAGGGCCACCCCTAAATCTAGCTGCCTAGGCTCTGCGTGGGAGGCCTGTGGGGGTGCTTTCTACCCCAAATCAGGTCCTGTCACTTGGCAGTGGAATGTGTGCTCAGGGTTTGGGGTGTCCAGAGGAAGATGAGCTTGCTGAGACAGGGGCTGTGGGGAGCCAGGTGTGTAGAGCTCAGTCTCCTATCAGGAGTGGGGGTGCTGGGGGAGGGCTCCGGGCAGGTGCTGCAAGGAGATATTGACAAGTGGACTTTCCCTAGCTTGCCCCCAAATGGAGACCCTCCGGCCATCTGTGAGATATCGCCCTTGGTGTCTTACTCTGGAGAGGTGAGAGCTGCCCATCCCTATCTGGGGCTTTTCTGGAGTCAGGTTTGGAATACCATCTGGGGAGAGGTGGCTGCTTGGGTGGAGACGGCACAGCTCTACCTCAGTTAACCAATGGGGTTGGTGGTTTAAATTTGCAGAAGACTTTCCAAGatatgggatggggtggggtgaggcATCCAGAGGACTTTGCAGGTCCTGGGAGGGCATGGGGATGAGACAGCCCAGGTCTGAGCCCAGTGTGGGGCCAGTCAGGCCTTGGTGGGGGCCTCGAGGAGGGAGGACACCGGCCTCTGCTATCTCCCTGACTTTGGCTGCCGTTGCCCCTTTCTCTGGTCAGGTCAGACCTGTGCATGACAAGAGGGTCCCCTGCTGGCCTAGGGTCTTGAGTGTGGTCTTGGGTGGCCTTGCAGTGTGTGTCTGCTCCTGGCCCTGGAAGCCTTTCTGTCCCCACCCCTCCCTGACTCCAGGCAGACCTGGGATCGCGCCTGGGGACTGTGGCTCTTGGTGTGGCCAGAGGGGCTGTGGCTGGCCAAAAGGTGGGTGCTTGGCCATTGTCCCCTGCTCGTCTCCAGGGTTTAGAGGTGTACCTGCAAGGCCGGGAGTTCCAGTCCCCGCTCATCCTGGATGAAGACCAGGCCAGGGAGCTGCAGCCGCAGGAGTCCTGACCCCCCCAGACTGCCCCCAGACTCCCCTGAGACCTGCCAGCCCCGGCATCCTGGAAGTCCCGACTCCCCCCAGACCTGCCAGCCCTGTCGTCCTGGAACTGGGGGCTACGGCCCCAGCCTGAGCTCTGGGTGGGAAAGCAGCCTGCCACGTGCTTCCAGCCTGCAGAACACAGAATGAAACATGCTGGTAGACTCCACGAGGGCAGTGCCTCTCCTGTCGCCTCTGGACACAGGTGGCTACAGCCTGCTGAGGGCTCTGTGGCTCCATTCCTGGCTGTCGGGTCTAGTCAAGAGGCAGAGGGACTTAGGACCTGGGAGAATGGGGCTGAGAGGAGGCTTTAGGTTGGGACCCAAGGGAGGTGTGGTGTCATCTGGGGAACAGGAGGGCACGTCCCTTTGGGAGCCCACCCTGTAGATCCACCGCACCCCACCAAGCACTAGAAGCTGCATAAGCTACACAGGATGTGCTTCTGCAGCCTACAGTTGCAGAACCAGAATGAGGGGGACAATTCCACCCACTCGAGGGCTGCCGCCTCCTCCTTAGCAGACGAACCAGTAATGGGGACAAGGCTGGGGCATCCCAGCCCACACATCCTGGATGCCCAGCAAGGCCACAGACAAGGCCTGATGCCCATGATGCAGGTGGCTCTGAGAAGCTTGGCCTGGACCCCTGAGCCTGCGGCCAGTACTCCCGCCTTCTCCCCATCTATCCCCAAGGCCTCTGCCTGTCCGCCTCTTCCATGGTCGGTTTAGGCTGCTGACTTTTCTGTGCTTCCCCAAGAACCAGTGGGATCAATGCTGGCGGCCTCTGTGATGGTTGCTGACTAATCCGGGATTTCATGAGTCAGAGGCACCACCCCTCACCCCAGCTGCCTGCTGCTTCTGACGGATCTTGGTGCTCAGGCTGCCCGGCTCTCCAAGTAAGGATGCAGCCTCCATATTTGGTGCACTCGGGCATGGCTGGAACAAGGCAGCTGCCCCGGGGTTCTTCCCCCGGTGATTCTCGCCTGCTTTCTCATCTCGGGGGAGGCAGTGgcacctccctctccctgctGACATGAAGAGAGCTATGATATGCAACTGCTGCTAACTCATCCTCCGCCCCCACCTCGAAACCCACAGCCCCCAGTGGAGGGCCACTACTCATCCCCATTGGTTTCCCAGGGGAGGGGTGTTGTCTGGAAGGGCAGGTTCGGATGCGGCCTTGCAGACTTAGAGGCACTGGGAGGACAGTGGCTGAGTGGACGTGCCCAGACCTGGGCAGGCAGCAGGCTCAGGCCCACACCTTGTGATTTTTGAAACCGAAGCCCAGAGGATGACGTCTGTTTCTCTCCTTGGCTCTGTGCTTCTTATTGCAAACCATGCCTGTGCCTTAGGGCCCTTCTCATAGCTGCTCCTCATGGCCATGACTGGAACAGGGATGCAACCTCTTTCTACACAAGCACAGTTAGTTGggtgaagtctttttttttttttttagacggagtttcactcttgttgcccaggctggagtgaagtggcgtgaccttggctcactgcaacctccgcctccagcctcagcctccctagtagctgggactacaggcacccaccaccatgcctggctaattctttgtatttttagtagagatggggtttgaccatgttagccaggatggtctcatttcctgacctcgtgatccacccaccttggcctcccaaagtgctgggattataggtgtgagccaccgcaccgggccggTTGCTGGCATCTTAATGTTCTGTAGGTGGGACATTTCCAATAAACACAAGGTGCTGTGATTGACTGCTACCCTGGCAAGTGCAGTTTTTGGCCAGTACACGAGTGTTGGGAACCAAGGATCAGGTGTTCACAGCTGTGTCCCAGGGCTGGAGCTCACTGGGGGCCCCCTTGGGGAGAAGAGTTCACACATAAAGGCCAAGACTACTTGGGGTGCCCAGGAATCCCCCCGCCCTTCCATCCCACTCTTCACCAGGGTCTCAGGAGGGCCTGAGATGACCTGGGGTCAGGAACCTCGGGGCGCTCTCCAGGGCAGGCTTCTGCATGCTCAGCTCTGACAGCCTGGAGACTCACTCTCCTGCACCTGCATCCTTGAGATGCCAAGGCTTCCCTGCTAACCACGTGAGGATGCTTGGGGTACTCCAGGGACTGACAAGAGTGAGTGGTGTCAACCTAAAGAGAAACTCAAGCTCTCCAGAATAAATGAGTTTAATCAAGAATAACACATAATTGCAATGCAGAGTATGCAAGCCTCAGTGGGCCACAGCCATATGGTGGGGATTGAGGAaagggggaatttttttttttgagactggatctcactctgttgcccaggctggagtgcagtggtgcgatcatggcccactgcagcctcgacctcctgggcttaggtggtcttcccacctcagcctccagagtagctgggaccacaggcgcacaccaccacactggactcatttttttattttttgtagagacaggggtttcaccatgttgcccaggttggactcctgagctcaggggatctgtccaccttggcctccaaaagtgctgggattactacaggcatgagtcactgtgccccgCCCacgggaaattttttttttttgagacagagtcttgctctgtcacccaggctggagtgcagtggtgccatctcggctcactgcaatctccatctcctgggttcaaggaattctcctgcctaaggctcccgtgtagctgggactacaggcgcctgccaccaaccacgcctggctaatttttttgtgttttttgtagagacgggggtctcaccatgttggccaggctagtcttgaactcctgacctcaagtgatccacctgcctcggcctcccaaagtcctgggattacagaagccaccgcgcctggccccaaggGGAATCCTTTAAAAAAGAGAAGTTCCCATGAGCTGCTTTGAAACCAAAGGTTATAAAGACCAAAGGTTAGAAGGGTTTGCCACAGGCGCTCGGTTGCTAATGTATTTGTGAGGGCTTCTTCAGGGCCTCTTGTTAGAGTGTGACATAAACGACTTCATTTGGGTACCGGCAAGTGTCACAGGGGGCAGAGACCAGCAGAAACCTTAAGATGACCCCTAGAAGAGCAGGAGGCCAGGGGAACAGAGTTAGACGAGCCACGTGCTAAGCAGGACGTCACTGCCGGTGGAGCCCTCCAGACACGCAGAAATGTCACAGTCAGGAGCATGGGACGCAGCGGATTCGCCCAAGGGGCAGGGGCAGCCTGGCCAGGAGAGAATGAGGGAGGGGCCGGGCGTGAGGTTCGGCAGGGGAGAACCCAGGCAGGGAGGGCCTCGGGCGGCCACGGACGCCGCTTTGCCATTTTGGGCGTTTTTGGAGAGGACAACGCGTGCAGGAAGCGCAGTCATCTCAAGCTGACCGCCAAGGCTACCGAGTTCGAGGGCTGGGAGCCGGGTCTGAAAGCCCCAACCCGCCTATGGCGCGGGGACTGTGGGTCCAACCGGCCGCTTGGCCCCCTCGCTCGGCCCCGGTGCAGGCGCAGCGCTCGGGCCCCGGGGACCGTGAGATGCGGCGCAGCCAGCTTAGCTCGGGGTAGCAGCCACCCCAGCCCGGGTGCCGCCCGGCCTGGTCCGCGACTTCGGGAGGGTCCGGTCCTTCCCCCGGCCCCCGCGCCTGGGTGAGGCCCTGGGCTTCTTGCCGGTGACCACACGGCCAGGGTGGCCCCCAGCCCAGGACGGCGCCCAAGGGCAGCCCAGCCCCATCCCCGCGCCGCGGGTCTCGGAACCGAGGCGCCGGGCGCGGGGACTCTGTCAACATGGCGGCCCCGCCCGGGCGCCTCCCCGGGTCCCGAGTGTCTGCGTCTCCCGTGAGGGCGTGGGCAAAGCCGGTGCAGCCCGACGACAGGAGGCGAGAGAAGCCCAGCTCCAGACCCATGAGGCGAACCACGTGGAAGCCCCAGACAGCGACCACGCCCCAGGCGGAACCAAGGCCCGCCCCGTTGCTACAGCTACGCTCCGAGCACATCTGGGCAGGCGCTGTCGGACGCATGCGCAATGAACCTGAGGG
The nucleotide sequence above comes from Pongo pygmaeus isolate AG05252 chromosome 13, NHGRI_mPonPyg2-v2.0_pri, whole genome shotgun sequence. Encoded proteins:
- the UAP1L1 gene encoding UDP-N-acetylhexosamine pyrophosphorylase-like protein 1 isoform X1 gives rise to the protein MASEQDVRARLQRAGQEHLLRFWAELAPEPRAALLEELALLEPEALREHCRRAAEACARPHGPPPDLAVRLRPLPPQRVGRASRSDPETRRRWEEEGFRQISLNKVAVLLLAGGQGTRLGVTYPKGMYRVGLPSRKTLYQLQAERIRRVEQLASERHGTRCTVPWYVMTSEFTLGPTAEFFREHNFFHLDPANVVMFEQRLLPAVTFDGKVILERKDKVAMAPDGNGGLYCALEDHKILEDMERRGVEFVHVYCVDNILVRLADPVFIGFCVLQGADCGAKVVEKAYPEEPVGVVCQVDGVPQVVEYSEISPETAQLRASDGSLLYNAGNICNHFFTRGFLKAVTREFEPLLKPHVAVKKVPYVDEEGNLVKPLKPNGIKMEKFVFDVFRFAKNFVAFEVLREEEFSPLKNAEPADRDSPRTSRRALLTQHYRWALRAGAHFLDAHGAWLPELPGLPPNGDPPAICEISPLVSYSGEVRAAHPYLGLFWSQVWNTIWGEVAAWVETAQLYLS
- the UAP1L1 gene encoding UDP-N-acetylhexosamine pyrophosphorylase-like protein 1 isoform X2; protein product: MASEQDVRARLQRAGQEHLLRFWAELAPEPRAALLEELALLEPEALREHCRRAAEACARPHGPPPDLAVRLRPLPPQRVGRASRSDPETRRRWEEEGFRQISLNKVAVLLLAGGQGTRLGVTYPKGMYRVGLPSRKTLYQLQAERIRRVEQLASERHGTRCTVPWYVMTSEFTLGPTAEFFREHNFFHLDPANVVMFEQRLLPAVTFDGKVILERKDKVAMAPDGNGGLYCALEDHKILEDMERRGVEFVHVYCVDNILVRLADPVFIGFCVLQGADCGAKVVEKAYPEEPVGVVCQVDGVPQVVEYSEISPETAQLRASDGSLLYNAGNICNHFFTRGFLKAVTREFEPLLKPHVAVKKVPYVDEEGNLVKPLKPNGIKMEKFVFDVFRFAKNFVAFEVLREEEFSPLKNAEPADRDSPRTSRRALLTQHYRWALRAGAHFLDAHGAWLPELPGLPPNGDPPAICEISPLVSYSGEGLEVYLQGREFQSPLILDEDQARELQPQES
- the UAP1L1 gene encoding UDP-N-acetylhexosamine pyrophosphorylase-like protein 1 isoform X4, producing MASEQDVRARLQRAGQEHLLRFWAELAPEPRAALLEELALLEPEALREHCRRAAEACARPHGPPPDLAVRLRPLPPQRVGRASRSDPETRRRWEEEGFRQISLNKVAVLLLAGGQGTRLGVTYPKGMYRVGLPSRKTLYQLQAERIRRVEQLASERHGTRCTVPWYVMTSEFTLGPTAEFFREHNFFHLDPANVVMFEQRLLPAVTFDGKVILERKDKVAMAPDGNGGLYCALEDHKILEDMERRGVEFVHVYCVDNILVRLADPVFIGFCVLQGADCGAKVVEKAYPEEPVGVVCQVDGVPQVVEYSEISPETAQLRASDGSLLYNAGNICNHFFTRGFLKAVTREFEPLLKPHVAVKKVPYVDEEGNLVKPLKPNGIKMEKFVFDVFRFANLPPNGDPPAICEISPLVSYSGEGLEVYLQGREFQSPLILDEDQARELQPQES
- the UAP1L1 gene encoding UDP-N-acetylhexosamine pyrophosphorylase-like protein 1 isoform X3, with the translated sequence MASEQDVRARLQRAGQEHLLRFWAELAPEPRAALLEELALLEPEALREHCRRAAEACARPHGPPPDLAVRLRPLPPQRVGRASRSDPETRRRWEEEGFRQISLNKVAVLLLAGGQGTRLGVTYPKGMYRVGLPSRKTLYQLQAERIRRVEQLASERHGTRCTVPWYVMTSEFTLGPTAEFFREHNFFHLDPANVVMFEQRLLPAVTFDGKVILERKDKVAMAPDGNGGLYCALEDHKILEDMERRGVEFVHVYCVDNILVRLADPVFIGFCVLQGADCGAKVVEKAYPEEPVGVVCQVDGVPQVVEYSEISPETAQLRASDGSLLYNAGNICNHFFTRGFLKAVTREFEPLLKPHVAVKKVPYVDEEGNLVKPLKPNGIKMEKFVFDVFRFANLPPNGDPPAICEISPLVSYSGEVRAAHPYLGLFWSQVWNTIWGEVAAWVETAQLYLS